From the Synechococcus sp. Nb3U1 genome, the window AAAGTGCATATCTTGGGGATGGTGCATCCGGCCTCCATGCACAATTTTCTTTTGCGGCATTGGTTAGCTAGCGGCGGTATTGATCCGGATCGGGATACAACCTTGACGGTGATCCCGCCACCCCAAATGGTGAGCAATCTCAAAGCAGGGAATATCGATGGCTACTGCGTCGGCGAACCTTGGAACTCAAGAGCAGTACGGGAACAGGTCGGCTTCATCATCACCACCACTCCAGAAATCTTGCCTAGCCACATCGAAAAAGTCCTGGCGGTGCGACAGGATTGGGCACAAAAGTATCCCCGTACTCATGTTGCTCTGGTCAAAGCCCTTTTGGAAGCCTGTCAGTATTGTGATCAGCCACGTCATCGCCCGGAAATTTTGGAGTACCTTGCCCAACCTCAGTACTTAGGCGCAGTACCCGCCGATATTCAGCCGGGATTAACGGGCGCTCTTCATCGAGGTATTCAAGATGAATCGGAGGTAATGGTGGGCTTTAATCAGTTTGCCAGTGGCCGCAATACCTGTCCCGAAAAGTTGGAAAACCTCTGGATCTTGACACAAATGGCCCGCTGGGGACTCTGTGCATTTCCACGCAATTGGCTTTCGGTGATCGATCAAGTGTTGGATACAGAAACCTACGCCCTTGCCGCCCAGGATTTGGGGTTACCGGATCGCGCCCATGACCGAGGTGCGCTGATGTTTGCGGATGGATCCCAGTTTGATGGACAGGATCCCATTGGTTATTTGGAATCAGTTCAAATTCGACAGGAGGTACAGCTACAGGAATACCGCATCAGCAACCCAGTCTTAGCTTAGTCTTGACTCACTTTAATCATTTCTCAAAATTATGATGACCAGCTCTCGTCTTTCTTCTTCTGCTTTATCCTCCGCACCTGTGGTGTCTGGGTTGCCCTTGCTTTCTCTTCAAAATGTGGGCAAAACTTACTCAACATCTAATGGGTCTTTTATCGCTTTAGAAAATGTCAACCTCGATGTGGGATCCGGAGAATTTATTTGCCTGATCGGCCACTCTGGGTGTGGCAAATCCACCCTGATGAATATGGTAGCCGGTTTTTCCACCCCTAGCTCGGGATCCATCACCCTCAAAGGGCAGCCGGTGGGATCCCCTGGCCCGGATCGGATGATGGTGTTTCAAAACTATTCTTTATTACCCTGGCTGACGGCTTTTGAAAATGTGTATTTGGTTGTGGATCAGGTATATTCCAACAAATCCCATAGTGAAAAAAAGCAGATCGTTCAGGAACATCTGGAATTGGTGGGCCTGACCGAAGCCGCTCACAAACGCCCGAAACAGCTTTCCGGCGGCATGAAACAACGGGTGGCTATTGCCCGTGCCCTCTCCATTCGTCCAGAGGTGCTGTTGTTGGATGAGCCCTTTGGGGCACTAGATGCCATTACCAAAGAAGAACTTCAGGAGGAGTTACTCGCTATTTGGCGGGATCACCGCTGTACGGTTTTGATGATCACCCATGATATTGACGAAGCGCTTTATCTAGCAGACCGAGTGGTGATGATGACCAATGGCCCAGCTGCCCATATTGGTGAGATCCTGACTATTCCCTTCGACCGACCACGCATCCGCTCCCGCATTCTAGAAATGCCGGAGTTTTACGAATTGCGCAACTATGCCCTTGACTTCCTCTACCGCCGTTTTGCCCATACTACCGATTAAGTAAACCCATTAAGCTAAAAGCAGAACCTCCGGAGAACAAGATCGATGGTGATTGCCCATCAGCCAGCTCCAACTCAGCAGATGGATCCAGAAATAGAGGATCTTGCCTTAATCCTGCCGAAAACTCTAGAAG encodes:
- a CDS encoding nitrate ABC transporter ATP-binding protein (This model describes the ATP binding subunits of ATP-binding cassette (ABC) transporters for nitrate transport, or for bicarbonate transport, in bacteria and archaea.), which encodes MTSSRLSSSALSSAPVVSGLPLLSLQNVGKTYSTSNGSFIALENVNLDVGSGEFICLIGHSGCGKSTLMNMVAGFSTPSSGSITLKGQPVGSPGPDRMMVFQNYSLLPWLTAFENVYLVVDQVYSNKSHSEKKQIVQEHLELVGLTEAAHKRPKQLSGGMKQRVAIARALSIRPEVLLLDEPFGALDAITKEELQEELLAIWRDHRCTVLMITHDIDEALYLADRVVMMTNGPAAHIGEILTIPFDRPRIRSRILEMPEFYELRNYALDFLYRRFAHTTD